In Leuconostoc kimchii IMSNU 11154, one genomic interval encodes:
- a CDS encoding THUMP domain-containing class I SAM-dependent RNA methyltransferase — MEKTYHLMATAAAGLESLVGKELERLNYEHQVENYRVRFDGTAKDILNTNVWLRTADRIKIIVGEFDATTFDDLFEGVKALPWETYLNYDSEFPVAGRSKKSELFSVPDVQAITKKAIVNRLQEAYHIHTRLPENGYFAQLEVMIEKDHVIVTLDTTGPSLFKRGYRVNKGGAPLKENFAAALVLLTNWHPDRPFVDPTTGSGTLAIEAALIGRNIAPGLIRDFDIEQMDWFDKTLSETVRDEAEAQADYDRTLDIEAFDIDENMVEIAIENAKHAGLGKDIVFKQLAAKDWTTDKVNGVLVSNPPYGERLGELDAARELYVEMGNVYRQLPSWSKYILTSDLEFESSYGEKATKRRKLYNGAMRVDYFQYWGKRVK, encoded by the coding sequence ATGGAAAAAACATATCATTTAATGGCAACAGCTGCCGCCGGTCTTGAATCTTTAGTCGGTAAAGAACTTGAACGTCTAAATTATGAACATCAAGTTGAAAACTATCGTGTGAGATTCGACGGTACAGCAAAAGATATTCTGAATACAAATGTATGGTTAAGAACTGCAGATCGTATCAAAATTATTGTCGGTGAATTTGATGCAACCACTTTTGACGATCTTTTTGAAGGTGTGAAGGCCTTACCTTGGGAAACTTATCTTAACTATGATTCAGAATTTCCAGTAGCTGGTCGCTCTAAAAAATCCGAATTGTTTAGTGTGCCTGATGTACAGGCAATCACAAAAAAAGCAATTGTTAACCGATTACAAGAAGCTTACCATATTCATACACGTCTGCCGGAAAATGGTTATTTTGCACAACTTGAAGTGATGATTGAAAAAGATCATGTGATTGTTACGCTTGACACAACTGGCCCATCTTTGTTTAAACGTGGTTATCGTGTGAATAAAGGTGGTGCACCGTTGAAGGAAAACTTTGCTGCTGCGCTAGTTTTGTTAACCAATTGGCACCCAGATAGGCCATTTGTTGATCCAACGACTGGTTCAGGAACGCTTGCCATTGAAGCGGCCTTAATAGGCCGTAATATTGCACCGGGTTTAATCAGAGATTTTGATATTGAGCAAATGGATTGGTTTGATAAAACATTATCCGAGACGGTCCGAGACGAGGCGGAAGCGCAAGCTGATTACGATCGTACGCTTGATATTGAGGCCTTTGATATTGATGAAAACATGGTAGAAATTGCGATTGAAAACGCTAAGCACGCAGGCCTCGGAAAAGACATTGTGTTTAAACAGTTAGCTGCCAAAGATTGGACCACTGATAAAGTTAATGGTGTATTAGTATCTAATCCACCTTATGGTGAACGATTAGGTGAGCTAGATGCGGCGAGGGAATTGTATGTTGAAATGGGCAATGTATATCGTCAGTTACCCAGTTGGAGTAAGTACATTTTGACTAGCGATTTAGAATTTGAGTCATCGTACGGTGAAAAAGCCACCAAGCGACGCAAGCTTTATAATGGTGCCATGCGTGTGGACTATTTCCAGTATTGGGGTAAACGTGTGAAGTAA